Genomic window (bacterium):
GTCATGATCGGGCCCGGCGCCACGCCGTTCACCCGGATGTTCTCCGGCGCCAGTTCCAGCCCCAGCGAGCGCACCATGTTGACCACCGCCCCCTTGCAGGTGCAGTAGACCGAAAAATCGGGCGCTCCGGCGAAGCCGTAGGTGCTCGACATGAGGATGACGTTTCCCTTCCCCCGCTTGCGGAACTCGGGCACCGCGCGCTGGACAGTGAAAAAATACCCCTTAATGTTCACCGCCATGGCCTTGTCCAGATCGGCCTCGGTCACCTCCATGAAGGGCTTGGTGGGGCGGAAGATGGCGGCGGCGAGGAGGATATCGAGGCCGCCGAAGGCCGAGACGGTTCCCGAGATTGCCCGCTCGATGCCGGAGACTTCCCCGCAATCGGCCACAATCCCCTTCATCCGGCCGCCCGCGCCCGCGATTTCCGCCTCGAGCGCCGAGAGTTTTTCCGCGTTCAGGTCCGCCACCGCGACGGCGGCGCCCTCCCGGGCGAAGAGGCGGGCCGTCTCCGCGCCGATCCCCTGCGCCCCGCCCGTGATCAGTGCCACTTTTCCCTCGAGTTCCATCACCCGCTCCTGTCGGAAGAAAAATTATTTTTTCGATGAAGTCAATTTTTTCGATGAAGTCAGATGCGCTTTCCCGTCCTTCAC
Coding sequences:
- a CDS encoding SDR family oxidoreductase — translated: MELEGKVALITGGAQGIGAETARLFAREGAAVAVADLNAEKLSALEAEIAGAGGRMKGIVADCGEVSGIERAISGTVSAFGGLDILLAAAIFRPTKPFMEVTEADLDKAMAVNIKGYFFTVQRAVPEFRKRGKGNVILMSSTYGFAGAPDFSVYCTCKGAVVNMVRSLGLELAPENIRVNGVAPGPIMTEGMKELIKAKPYIEKHRTANMPMPRFGEPEEVAQTILFLASDRSSYVHGHHLVVDGGYLSV